The Anopheles marshallii chromosome X, idAnoMarsDA_429_01, whole genome shotgun sequence genome includes a window with the following:
- the LOC128713515 gene encoding LOW QUALITY PROTEIN: high mobility group protein DSP1 (The sequence of the model RefSeq protein was modified relative to this genomic sequence to represent the inferred CDS: substituted 1 base at 1 genomic stop codon), producing the protein MSEHHRGAWGTREDAVWWPGGISSTEQQTLQHHQHLINQHHQQQLAQQQAAQLQHQVAVQQQQQQQQQNQQQQQNDSARNNSTTSTSATQQLFSYKMANSFQNPVTTMSGVTVSTSNAPYDYRLGMSTVVARPGDPPTMSSTAPTTQWWYPGGQNALDNSLQQQQQQQQQQQQQQQQQQQQQQQQQQQQTQQHQNAIVSATILXRCVKDNKPRGRMTAYAFFVQTCREEHKKKHPEEQVIFAEFSRKCAERWKTMLDKEKQRFHEMAEKDKARYELEMQSYVPPKGAVVGRGKKRKQFKDPNAPKRSLSAFFWFCHDERNKVKALNPEYGVGDIAKELGRKWSDMDAEIKQKYEQMAEKDKQRYEQEMTEYKLKCKVQQAAAAQLQAQVVQAQQAAAVAAAAAAAVQQQHDDDDDEEDGDEDDNE; encoded by the exons ATGTCGGAGCACCATCGCGGTGCTTGGGGTACGCGTGAGGACGCCGTCTGGTGGCCGGGTGGCATCTCGTCGACGGAACAGCAGACACTgcagcaccatcagcatctCATCAACCAgcaccatcaacagcagctCGCCCAGCAGCAGGCGGCCCAATTGCAGCATCAGGTCGCggtacagcaacagcagcaacagcagcagcagaatcaacagcagcagcagaacgaCAGCGCCCGGAACAACAGCACAACGTCCACATCCGCTACCCAGCAGCTGTTCTCGTACAAAATGGCCAACAGCTTTCAGAATCCGGTCACCACCATGTCGGGCGTGACGGTGTCCACCTCGAACGCACCGTACGACTACCGGCTCGGTATGAGCACGGTGGTGGCGCGGCCCGGTGACCCCCCGACCATGTCCAGCACAGCACCCACCACCCAGTGGTGGTATCCGGGTGGCCAGAACGCGCTTGACAACTccctgcaacagcagcaacagcagcaacaacagcagcaacagcagcaacaacagcaacagcaacagcagcaacaacagcagcaacagcaaactcAACAGCATCAG AATGCAATTGTTAGTGCCACAATTCTTTGACGCTGC GTTAAAGACAATAAGCCGAGGGGGCGCATGACGGCGTACGCGTTTTTCGTGCAAACCTGCCGGGAAGAGCATAAGAAGAAACATCCAGAGGAGCAGGTCATATTTGCCGAATTTTCCCGCAAATGTGCCGAACGATGGAAG ACGATGTTGGACAAGGAGAAGCAGCGTTTCCACGAGATGGCTGAGAAGGATAAGGCTCGGTACGAGCTCGAAATGCAAAGCTATGTGCCTCCGAAGGGCGCCGTGGTAGGACGGGGCAAAAAGCGGAAGCAGTTTAAGGATCCCAACGCACCGAAGCGTTCGCT ttcgGCATTTTTCTGGTTCTGCCACGATGAGCGGAACAAGGTTAAGGCGCTGAACCCGGAATACGGCGTGGGTGACATCGCGAAGGAGCTTGGCCGAAAGTGGTCCGATATGGATGCGGAAATAAAGCAGAAGTACGAACAAATGGCCGAAAAGGACAAGCAAAGATATGAACAG GAGATGACCGAGTATAAACTGAAGTGTAAA GTGCAGCAGGCGGCCGCCGCCCAGCTACAGGCACAAGTCGTCCAGGCGCAGCAGGCCGCGGCCGTTGCGgcagcagccgccgccgccgtgcaacagcagcacgacgatgacgacgacgaggaggaTGGTGATGAGGACGATAATGAGTAA